Proteins co-encoded in one Zygotorulaspora mrakii chromosome 5, complete sequence genomic window:
- the FRA1 gene encoding aminopeptidase P (similar to Saccharomyces cerevisiae YLL029W; ancestral locus Anc_4.29) produces MTTRTQDLNTRPSLMSIAPSGRNAGAGIQMSNASARPFRPCADCTCSPGLLSRQNRRSSLFLKQLENSRRRNARKRGSSAGTGSTGNESIYSSDSLCQSNREMNTTGRLLSLRKLMKKRDLCCYIVPSEDEHQSEYVSFADERRAFISGFTGSAGVACITRNVLNFNENDPDGSSVLSTDGRYFNQASQELDFNWTLLRQGEDKLTWQQWCIREAKEMSLGLGGKTVKIGVDPKLISYEQVKAFGKLIQTEVLESESASVELVPVEENLIDCIWSEFEPVPERKLNELVLLNFEYCGEEYKDKKQRLMETLHKDYHESQTLAVVALDEICWFLNLRGSDIRYNPVFYAYLLIQKDATILFTDNEFSEEIALYFKDNQITVKPYKEVWNQLRDCCIELSKSEKPKTFLIPDNSSWQLVRQISASPCKMIHSPIDMFKSIKNTNEIRNARSAQVKEAVCLAQYFAWLEDQLVKHDALIDEYSAAEKLDQIRKTQKHYMGNSFETISSTGANAAVIHYSPPAEGSSMIDPTKIYLCDCGSQFTEGTTDITRTIHFTAPSKEEVTNYTLVLKGNLAVERLHFPEGTTGFHIDALARQFLWSHGLDYRHGTGHGIGSFLNVHEGPIGIGPRPNLLKFPLKSGNIISNEPGYYKDGEYGIRIENDILVKESSGGLFEGKKFLSFENLTLVPYCKKLINVKMLTKEEKLQVNEHHARIWHSIRPFLQPQSISYKWLKRETAAI; encoded by the coding sequence ATGACGACTAGAACTCAAGACTTAAATACTAGGCCTTCACTGATGTCGATTGCACCAAGTGGACGAAATGCTGGAGCCGGTATACAAATGTCAAATGCAAGTGCAAGGCCTTTCAGGCCGTGCGCAGACTGTACATGCTCACCAGGGTTATTATCGAGACAAAACAGGAGGTCTTCTTTGTTCTTAAAGCAGCTGGAGAACAGCAGGAGGAGAAACGCTAGAAAGCGCGGCAGTAGTGCGGGGACAGGCTCTACCGGCAATGAATCGATTTATTCCTCGGATTCACTGTGTCAGTCAAATAGAGAAATGAATACAACAGGTAGATTGTTGAGTTTgaggaaattgatgaagaaaagagatttATGCTGTTACATCGTTCCCAGCGAAGACGAACATCAGTCAGAGTATGTTTCGTTCGCGGATGAAAGGAGGGCGTTCATTTCTGGCTTTACAGGTTCGGCAGGTGTCGCATGTATAACAAGAAATGTGTTGAATTTCAATGAGAATGACCCTGATGGTAGCTCCGTGCTGAGTACTGATGGACGTTATTTCAATCAAGCATCGCAAGAGTTGGATTTTAACTGGACCTTGTTAAGACAAGGCGAAGATAAATTGACTTGGCAACAATGGTGTATTCGTGAGGCAAAAGAAATGTCTTTGGGTCTGGGAGGTAAAACTGTAAAAATTGGTGTTGATCCAAAATTAATTAGCTATGAACAAGTGAAAGCCTTTGGGAAACTCATTCAAACAGAGGTTTTAGAATCCGAGAGTGCCTCCGTTGAGCTAGTGCCGGTGGAGGAAAATTTAATAGATTGCATATGGAGTGAATTTGAGCCCGTACCAGAAAGAAAGTTGAATGAACTGGTACTTTTGAACTTTGAATATTGTGGTGAGGAATACAAAGACAAGAAACAACGTCTAATGGAAACTCTACACAAAGATTACCACGAATCACAAACTTTAGCAGTTGTTGCATTGGATGAGATTTGTTGGTTCCTAAATTTAAGGGGTTCGGACATTCGATACAACCCTGTTTTTTATGCATATTTATTAATCCAAAAGGATGCAACTATTCTTTTCACAGATAACGAATTCAGTGAGGAAATTGCACTCTATTTCAAGGATAACCAGATCACTGTCAAGCCGTACAAGGAAGTGTGGAACCAACTACGTGACTGTTGTATTGAATTATCAAAGAGTGAAAAGCCTAAAACCTTTTTAATCCCAGACAATTCCTCGTGGCAATTGGTTCGCCAAATTTCCGCCTCGCCATGCAAAATGATTCATTCACCAATCGATATGTTCAAGTCTATCAAAAATACGAACGAAATCAGAAATGCACGTTCTGCTCAAGTCAAAGAAGCTGTATGTTTGGCGCAATACTTCGCGTGGTTGGAGGATCAACTGGTCAAACACGATGCGCTCATTGACGAATACAGTGCCGCAGAAAAATTGGATCAAATCAGAAAGACCCAAAAACACTATATGGGTAATTCCTTCGAGACTATATCCTCAACAGGTGCGAACGCAGCAGTGATACACTATTCACCACCAGCAGAAGGATCCTCGATGATTGACCCAACTAAGATCTACCTATGTGATTGCGGTTCGCAGTTTACGGAGGGCACAACCGACATAACAAGAACAATCCATTTCACAGCCCCGTCCAAAGAGGAAGTCACCAACTACACCTTGGTTTTGAAAGGCAACCTAGCTGTAGAGAGACTTCATTTTCCAGAGGGCACGACGGGATTCCACATTGATGCGTTGGCGAGACAGTTCCTATGGTCACATGGTCTAGACTACAGACACGGGACAGGCCACGGCATCGGCTCTTTCCTAAACGTCCATGAGGGTCCTATCGGTATCGGACCCAGGCCCAACTTATTGAAGTTTCCCCTTAAGTCAGGCAATATCATCAGCAACGAACCGGGTTACTACAAAGATGGCGAATACGGCATCAGGATAGAAAACGATATTCTAGTCAAAGAGTCTTCTGGCGGCCTTTTCGAGggcaaaaaatttctttcgTTTGAGAATCTCACTCTAGTTCCCTACTGTAAGAAGctcatcaatgtcaaaatGCTGACCAAGGAAGAAAAGCTGCAAGTTAACGAGCACCACGCAAGGATCTGGCATTCTATCAGACCCTTCTTGCAGCCCCAAAGCATATCGTACAAGTGGCTGAAGAGAGAAACCGCTGCGATATGA